Proteins co-encoded in one Leptospira inadai serovar Lyme str. 10 genomic window:
- a CDS encoding TrmH family RNA methyltransferase: MIEFEEVPNLMEARALNRYFAEMLSESRRRKIEEVLSFRTKYLTIVLEDIFQPFNASATLRTSECLGLSDVYAVENRNSYRPNAGVAKGAQKWLRIHRYQSMGEDNTRFCLRHLKESGYRIVATSPWGDGETFHSLESLPLDRPTAVLFGAEEIGLSAIALSQADLHLRLPMFGFTESYNLSVTVAIVLSHLIPRVRREVEGWELTEEEAVHLRNFLYKKTINNGPVIETEFLRRLRKS, translated from the coding sequence ATGATTGAATTCGAGGAAGTTCCTAATCTGATGGAGGCGCGAGCCCTCAATCGATACTTCGCGGAGATGTTATCCGAGTCTCGACGCCGAAAAATCGAGGAAGTTCTCTCGTTTCGCACAAAGTACTTAACAATTGTATTGGAGGATATATTCCAACCTTTTAATGCTAGTGCAACGCTGAGAACCTCCGAATGTCTCGGTTTAAGCGACGTGTATGCGGTTGAAAATCGGAATTCATATAGACCGAATGCGGGAGTAGCCAAGGGAGCTCAAAAATGGTTGAGAATCCATCGTTATCAATCGATGGGCGAGGACAATACGAGGTTTTGTCTCCGTCATCTGAAAGAATCGGGATATAGAATCGTCGCGACATCGCCCTGGGGGGACGGGGAAACCTTTCATTCGCTTGAGAGCCTGCCCTTGGATCGACCGACGGCGGTGTTATTCGGAGCCGAAGAAATCGGTCTTTCTGCAATCGCCTTATCCCAGGCAGATCTTCACCTACGATTACCGATGTTCGGATTTACCGAAAGTTACAATCTCTCCGTAACGGTAGCGATAGTTCTCTCTCATCTGATTCCTCGCGTGAGAAGGGAAGTCGAAGGCTGGGAACTGACCGAGGAAGAAGCCGTTCATTTACGCAATTTTCTATATAAGAAAACGATTAATAACGGTCCGGTTATCGAGACGGAATTTTTACGCCGCTTAAGAAAATCTTAG
- a CDS encoding LTA synthase family protein gives MKRIPPNLKIIGFYSAVIFSLLTIFRIVLFLLYFGKIDNSPWGEVLLSFLIGVRFDLSVTAITVGPFWLLSGFYFGNRWKFYRYIWGIPPIILVLWMFGHLIGDTIYYGEANKHLGYEGFVFLGKDFFVILTAALQNTPALVVSGLLIIFFGLPLFIWSFVKWNGYRFSAENKKAELIQIPISILVVFLLFRGGIQSRPLRSTEAIHSQNGFLNNLPLNGVFTTLMDLKSTAISPNLRLSHSESLAIVKKEIDYPGANFTDDRYPILRETKETRQGTPPNIVIILLESWTGKFIRPNGTGLVGGKELTPNFNSLISKGKYFPHFFATGGRTTNGLLSVLTGIPDRPGITVIRTHQVLGNFGGLGTVLKQAGYNTLFVHGGDIGFDNMSFLFPHWGFESIVGREEMRQKNEYTSGAWGYFDEDVLDELQKRMSVTKPPFLAVSLTLTTHYPYEVPEKEFEIFPNSVQDYDYFNTYHYSDWALGKFIEKVRKSPYFDNTIFVFVADHTHHRNLNPYEDRNIPLLLYSPKLVKPGIDNRISSQLDVLPTILGLVGKKLKFSAMGRDLLSDQEQGRAYFAFSSVIGWIERGLSFYRFTDGDVRDATPFPPEKKTNFCESSRSICDEYETKAKAFFNLSYELLNSNSIYPPKEK, from the coding sequence ATGAAGCGAATCCCGCCAAATCTTAAAATCATCGGCTTTTATTCCGCGGTAATCTTTTCACTTTTAACGATATTTCGAATCGTTCTTTTTTTACTCTATTTCGGTAAGATCGATAACTCACCTTGGGGAGAAGTATTACTTTCGTTTTTGATCGGAGTCCGCTTCGATCTTTCGGTAACTGCGATCACCGTAGGTCCCTTTTGGCTTCTTTCCGGTTTTTATTTCGGCAATCGTTGGAAATTCTATCGTTATATCTGGGGCATTCCCCCGATTATCCTGGTCCTATGGATGTTCGGACATCTGATCGGTGATACGATTTATTATGGGGAAGCGAATAAGCATCTAGGCTACGAGGGTTTCGTATTTTTAGGCAAAGATTTTTTCGTAATTCTTACCGCAGCGTTGCAAAACACGCCGGCATTAGTCGTAAGCGGCCTCCTTATAATTTTTTTCGGACTCCCTTTATTCATCTGGTCGTTCGTAAAATGGAACGGTTACCGATTCTCCGCAGAGAATAAGAAAGCGGAACTGATTCAGATCCCGATTTCGATTTTGGTCGTGTTTTTGCTGTTTCGGGGAGGTATCCAATCCCGGCCGTTACGTTCGACCGAGGCGATTCATTCGCAAAACGGATTCTTAAATAACCTCCCCCTGAACGGAGTGTTTACCACTTTGATGGACCTAAAGTCCACGGCGATCTCTCCGAACCTAAGACTCTCCCATTCCGAATCCCTCGCGATCGTTAAAAAAGAAATCGATTATCCGGGAGCGAATTTCACCGACGATCGATATCCGATTTTACGGGAAACGAAGGAAACGAGACAGGGAACTCCTCCGAACATAGTGATTATTCTGCTCGAAAGTTGGACGGGAAAATTTATCCGCCCAAACGGGACCGGTCTCGTCGGAGGGAAGGAATTGACTCCTAATTTTAATTCCCTAATTTCGAAGGGCAAATATTTCCCTCATTTCTTCGCCACGGGAGGAAGGACGACTAACGGTCTTTTGTCCGTTCTCACCGGCATTCCGGACAGGCCCGGAATTACCGTCATTCGCACGCATCAGGTTCTAGGTAATTTCGGAGGACTTGGAACCGTATTGAAGCAAGCGGGTTATAATACGTTATTCGTGCATGGCGGCGATATCGGCTTCGATAACATGAGTTTTCTGTTTCCGCATTGGGGCTTTGAATCCATTGTCGGACGGGAAGAAATGCGGCAGAAAAACGAATATACCTCCGGTGCTTGGGGATACTTCGACGAAGACGTTTTGGATGAACTTCAAAAAAGAATGTCGGTAACCAAACCCCCTTTCCTCGCGGTATCTCTCACATTGACCACTCACTATCCGTACGAAGTGCCGGAGAAGGAATTCGAGATTTTTCCGAATTCGGTTCAGGACTACGATTATTTTAACACCTATCATTATTCCGACTGGGCGCTCGGTAAATTTATCGAGAAAGTACGCAAATCTCCCTACTTCGACAATACGATATTCGTTTTCGTGGCCGACCACACGCATCATAGAAATCTAAATCCGTATGAGGACAGAAATATTCCGTTGCTTCTGTATTCTCCTAAACTCGTGAAACCCGGAATCGACAATCGAATTTCCTCCCAGTTAGACGTACTGCCGACCATATTGGGATTGGTCGGGAAAAAACTAAAATTCTCGGCCATGGGCCGGGATCTACTTTCGGATCAGGAACAAGGAAGGGCGTATTTTGCCTTCTCGAGCGTGATCGGTTGGATCGAGAGAGGTCTATCTTTCTATCGATTCACCGACGGGGACGTAAGAGACGCGACTCCGTTCCCGCCCGAAAAGAAAACGAATTTCTGCGAATCGTCCCGATCCATTTGCGATGAATACGAAACGAAAGCGAAAGCGTTCTTTAATTTGAGCTACGAACTTTTGAATTCGAACTCGATTTATCCGCCTAAGGAAAAATAG
- the fliJ gene encoding flagellar export protein FliJ: MKRFRFRLDPVLRLRKIAEDKKLQELSELVAEINLRNLEIEENESRIHSLASTPLEGSSGLREYSYMQTYIRQLLTRNTELLEEIRSYDEPVSKKRAEVTEARKDKKVMELLKEKRFAEYIKRYKKGEQVEAEELFLVGYFRKQREARDGIQETGRDPKVFTYDTGSVERTGTEDAGLSELRKLYERFKK, translated from the coding sequence ATGAAGAGATTTAGGTTTCGACTGGATCCGGTGCTTCGTCTTCGAAAAATTGCGGAAGATAAGAAGCTCCAAGAGTTATCCGAACTAGTAGCGGAAATCAATCTTCGTAACCTTGAAATCGAAGAGAACGAGTCCAGGATTCATAGCCTCGCTTCCACACCTTTGGAAGGGAGTTCCGGCTTACGGGAATATTCATATATGCAAACTTATATTCGCCAGCTGCTGACCCGCAATACGGAACTACTCGAAGAAATCCGTTCTTACGACGAGCCAGTATCCAAAAAAAGGGCGGAAGTGACCGAAGCCAGAAAGGATAAAAAGGTAATGGAGCTCCTCAAGGAGAAGCGATTTGCGGAATACATTAAACGTTATAAGAAAGGCGAACAAGTCGAGGCTGAAGAACTCTTCTTAGTCGGATATTTTAGGAAACAACGGGAGGCGAGGGATGGAATTCAAGAAACTGGAAGGGATCCGAAAGTATTTACCTACGATACGGGAAGCGTCGAACGGACCGGTACGGAAGATGCGGGACTTTCTGAGCTCAGAAAACTTTATGAGCGCTTTAAAAAGTGA
- a CDS encoding FliI/YscN family ATPase, with amino-acid sequence MIEKKFYEKVDVISKYFLILDRTETIRKSGRVVRVAGNVIYSEGPPDSKIGEIMDVEKAGIEGYLQCEIVGFENHVYTLMPLGPVEGVYPDAFVFSSGRRLTVPVGKELLGRVLNGVGKPIDKKGLIITSDEKSPEGESINPLDRPIIRDILLTGVRAIDGILTVGRGQRLGIFSGSGVGKSSLLGMISRFTDADVNIIALVGERGREVNEFIERDLGKEGLARSVVFAATSDSPKMEQVNCALLATSVAEYFREQGLHVNLMMDSLTRFAHANREISVSNHEPPITRGFSSSVFSKLARLVERSGTSKAGGSITGFYTILTDTDEMEDPVADAVRGYIDGHIVLSRKIAERNHYPAIDIPGSLSRVMQSITDEDHFMRAGMIRELVSMYNSVEELILLNAYVRGSDAKVDLAIRKKEKIDTFLRQKLFEKSPFPQTLSALRDILREEREEEEF; translated from the coding sequence ATGATTGAGAAGAAATTTTACGAGAAGGTCGACGTCATCTCCAAGTATTTCCTCATCCTGGATCGAACCGAGACAATCCGTAAATCGGGTCGAGTCGTTCGAGTCGCCGGAAACGTAATCTATTCGGAGGGACCTCCCGATTCGAAGATCGGCGAAATCATGGACGTCGAAAAAGCCGGCATTGAAGGCTATCTTCAATGCGAAATCGTCGGATTCGAAAATCATGTCTACACTCTGATGCCTCTCGGCCCCGTCGAAGGAGTCTATCCGGACGCGTTCGTTTTTTCTTCCGGTCGCCGCCTTACCGTTCCCGTAGGCAAGGAACTCCTCGGGCGGGTATTAAATGGAGTCGGAAAACCGATCGATAAGAAAGGTTTAATCATCACTTCCGACGAAAAATCTCCGGAGGGCGAAAGTATCAATCCTTTAGATCGCCCGATCATTCGCGATATCTTACTAACCGGAGTCCGAGCGATCGATGGGATCTTAACGGTCGGTCGCGGACAGCGATTGGGAATTTTTTCGGGTTCAGGTGTGGGAAAATCCAGCCTTTTAGGAATGATCTCCCGCTTCACCGACGCGGACGTAAACATAATCGCCTTGGTCGGTGAGCGCGGTCGAGAAGTGAACGAATTTATAGAGAGGGACTTAGGAAAGGAAGGCCTTGCCAGATCTGTCGTCTTTGCGGCAACTTCTGATTCCCCTAAAATGGAGCAGGTTAACTGCGCCCTTCTCGCGACTTCTGTTGCGGAGTATTTCAGAGAGCAAGGACTTCATGTCAACTTAATGATGGACTCCCTTACTAGATTTGCTCATGCAAACCGGGAAATATCAGTCTCCAATCACGAGCCTCCGATAACCAGAGGATTTAGTTCCTCCGTTTTTAGTAAACTAGCCCGGTTGGTCGAGCGTTCCGGAACATCCAAAGCAGGCGGTAGCATCACCGGCTTTTATACGATTCTTACGGATACCGATGAAATGGAAGATCCGGTGGCCGACGCCGTTCGAGGTTATATAGACGGTCATATCGTCTTATCCAGAAAAATCGCCGAGCGTAACCATTACCCCGCAATCGATATCCCAGGATCTCTTTCCCGGGTAATGCAATCGATTACCGACGAAGATCATTTTATGAGGGCCGGTATGATACGTGAATTAGTTTCGATGTACAATTCGGTCGAAGAATTAATACTTCTTAACGCGTATGTTCGCGGTTCGGACGCGAAAGTAGATCTAGCGATTCGGAAGAAAGAAAAGATCGACACCTTCCTTCGGCAAAAGCTGTTCGAAAAAAGTCCGTTTCCTCAGACCTTAAGCGCACTTAGGGATATCCTAAGGGAAGAACGGGAGGAGGAGGAATTTTAA
- a CDS encoding FliG C-terminal domain-containing protein: MESLSGNKNRAGRLLRILGEHLPPEVFRHLGPKDTSRLLESFHKSGKLDAKEERELLGSFLEGISSVPKEGLDKDTFALIQELESILKDGLSTEPDWLNELKEFNKEELSRIVAGEEPDRIALILCFADPDVSARVLEEFPYELQENILLQIRDLDLSSESGKDSLERFLRFKKEAIKHPGISTPVRDRMGKRAADLLGKMDPQDSRKLFTRIREKNPAFAENINEHFFRMEDFLELNRENLNKFLSDIHPIVVAVALRGTEPETRAQLLERMEPSLVSIVRLEEDSMGPISLAEIETAQNGVLEIFRDSVESGRIKFRRNV; encoded by the coding sequence ATGGAATCCCTGTCCGGTAATAAGAACCGGGCGGGTCGCCTCCTCCGAATTCTGGGGGAGCACCTTCCCCCGGAAGTTTTTCGTCACCTCGGTCCCAAGGATACGAGTAGACTCTTAGAGAGCTTTCATAAAAGCGGAAAGCTCGATGCCAAAGAGGAACGCGAATTATTGGGTTCTTTCCTGGAAGGGATTTCTTCCGTTCCGAAAGAAGGATTGGATAAGGACACGTTCGCCCTCATCCAAGAATTGGAATCCATTCTTAAAGACGGACTTTCAACCGAACCCGACTGGCTTAACGAGCTAAAGGAGTTTAATAAGGAGGAATTATCCAGAATCGTCGCAGGCGAGGAACCGGATCGAATCGCGCTCATTCTCTGCTTTGCGGATCCGGATGTATCCGCTCGCGTCTTGGAGGAGTTCCCGTACGAGCTTCAGGAAAACATTCTGCTCCAAATTCGAGATTTGGATTTATCCTCCGAATCCGGAAAGGATTCGCTGGAGCGATTTCTACGCTTTAAAAAAGAGGCAATAAAGCATCCTGGGATAAGCACTCCGGTAAGAGACAGAATGGGAAAACGCGCCGCGGACTTGTTGGGCAAAATGGACCCGCAAGATTCTCGGAAATTATTCACTAGGATACGCGAAAAGAACCCTGCGTTTGCCGAAAATATAAACGAACACTTCTTTCGGATGGAAGATTTTCTAGAGCTAAATCGGGAGAATCTGAATAAATTTCTTTCAGATATTCACCCGATCGTGGTCGCCGTTGCCCTTCGAGGAACCGAACCTGAAACCAGAGCGCAACTCCTAGAAAGGATGGAACCGTCTCTGGTTTCAATCGTCCGGCTAGAAGAAGATTCGATGGGACCGATTTCCCTAGCGGAGATCGAAACCGCCCAAAACGGTGTTCTTGAAATCTTCAGGGATTCCGTAGAATCGGGAAGAATCAAGTTCCGGAGAAACGTCTGA
- a CDS encoding N-acetylneuraminate synthase family protein: MVFSKHFKLDHRQELGPDTPPFLVAEIGLNHNADSEIGKRSIEAAKKSGANAVKFQSYRTQDFLDVSNPKAKVLVDIFKQYELSETLHREFKKTAEDEGLFFFSTPLDSKSVDLLVSLGVAALKIASGDIVNKKLLEKCASTKLPIFLSTGAAEGFEVLRALEFLEQQGVKDLLLFHCVSLYPTPPEKTNLRTLSYYRHLFPGPLGFSDHTGGTLAGALAVSMGATALEKHFTLDKSLPGPDHTISVDPVEFSTYAKNARLAFEMRGERKKIVQPEEKAGRFFGRRSLYLGEDGNPIALRPDLSQENATYLDSWKIEEADSLLSDGAAINPGDAFKAKA, translated from the coding sequence ATGGTATTTTCAAAACATTTTAAATTGGATCATCGACAAGAACTCGGCCCCGATACTCCTCCGTTTCTAGTCGCGGAAATCGGGCTCAATCACAACGCGGATTCGGAGATCGGAAAAAGATCCATAGAGGCCGCCAAAAAATCGGGCGCGAATGCGGTGAAATTTCAAAGCTATCGCACGCAGGACTTCCTAGACGTTTCCAATCCCAAAGCGAAAGTCTTGGTGGATATTTTCAAACAGTACGAACTTTCCGAAACTCTGCATCGGGAATTCAAAAAAACCGCGGAAGACGAGGGATTATTTTTCTTTTCCACGCCATTGGATTCTAAAAGCGTCGATCTGTTGGTATCTCTCGGTGTCGCCGCGCTAAAAATCGCAAGCGGGGACATCGTAAATAAGAAACTACTGGAAAAATGCGCCTCCACGAAGCTCCCGATTTTTCTCTCAACGGGTGCGGCCGAGGGATTCGAAGTGTTGCGCGCCTTGGAATTTTTAGAACAACAAGGAGTAAAGGATCTATTACTCTTTCATTGCGTATCCCTTTATCCCACCCCGCCTGAAAAGACGAATTTGAGAACATTATCTTATTACCGACATCTATTCCCGGGGCCGTTGGGGTTTTCGGACCATACCGGAGGGACGTTGGCCGGAGCGTTAGCGGTCAGCATGGGCGCAACTGCATTAGAAAAGCATTTTACACTGGATAAAAGTCTCCCTGGTCCCGACCATACTATCTCGGTAGATCCTGTGGAATTTTCCACGTACGCAAAAAACGCTCGGCTGGCATTCGAAATGAGAGGCGAAAGAAAAAAAATCGTTCAGCCGGAAGAGAAAGCGGGACGATTTTTCGGACGCCGATCCTTGTATCTCGGGGAGGACGGAAATCCTATCGCGCTACGACCCGATTTGAGCCAGGAAAACGCGACCTACCTTGATTCATGGAAAATCGAAGAAGCCGATTCATTGCTTTCGGATGGAGCGGCGATAAATCCCGGAGACGCGTTCAAAGCCAAAGCATGA
- a CDS encoding M23 family metallopeptidase yields MKRIVYYFLIFLFSFRIDAAPKTFGSLGSEIDYLDFGRLLVAPFSYSVSSIFHEEYGAFNLFDSDPKTHWYSSSGPHPEWITVDFGSKRLINGIELVVPVFRGKRSVDEYEIQVLYQETWKTIFRNERVELINTHRIPPMDASLVRIYFPKKEDKSIVISEFKILLNDIPLNEVPRRLTGYMYPIPEGLLPPKEAQLPGAPREYRNGIHKGLDIYFKKEKDGTPRRLTFSDSLISPGDGIIVRADLNYVPMTVPEFQYHSSQAQKNGVTYVERDFGGRQVWIDHGNGVMSSFNHLSSIKKGLEIGSKVKAGEEIGTAGNSGLIGEAKQSDENIHLHFEIWVDGEYLGAGISGPQMRKLLQFFFSRSDFLVK; encoded by the coding sequence ATGAAGCGGATAGTTTATTATTTCCTGATATTCTTATTCTCTTTTCGGATTGATGCCGCTCCTAAAACGTTCGGCTCGTTAGGCTCCGAAATAGATTACCTGGATTTCGGAAGATTGTTGGTTGCCCCGTTTTCTTATTCGGTTTCTTCGATCTTTCATGAAGAGTACGGGGCATTCAATCTTTTCGATTCGGACCCGAAGACCCATTGGTATTCCTCGTCCGGACCGCATCCTGAATGGATAACCGTCGATTTCGGATCCAAACGACTCATCAATGGGATCGAATTAGTCGTCCCCGTCTTTCGAGGTAAACGCTCCGTGGACGAGTATGAAATTCAAGTATTGTATCAGGAAACGTGGAAAACGATTTTCAGAAACGAGCGAGTGGAGTTAATAAACACTCATCGCATTCCTCCGATGGACGCCTCCCTGGTTCGAATTTATTTTCCGAAGAAAGAAGACAAAAGCATCGTAATCAGCGAATTCAAAATTCTACTAAACGATATTCCTTTAAACGAGGTGCCGCGGCGACTGACCGGTTATATGTATCCGATTCCGGAAGGATTGCTCCCCCCTAAGGAAGCCCAGCTACCGGGCGCGCCTAGAGAATATAGAAATGGGATCCACAAAGGTTTGGATATTTATTTCAAAAAGGAAAAAGACGGAACCCCGAGGAGACTTACCTTTTCCGATTCTCTAATATCTCCGGGGGACGGGATCATCGTGCGTGCCGATTTGAATTACGTCCCTATGACCGTACCCGAATTTCAGTATCATTCCTCTCAGGCCCAAAAAAACGGAGTCACTTATGTAGAGAGGGATTTCGGAGGAAGGCAGGTTTGGATCGATCATGGAAACGGAGTGATGTCCTCATTCAATCATTTATCCTCGATTAAAAAAGGACTCGAGATCGGCTCTAAAGTGAAGGCAGGTGAAGAAATCGGCACTGCCGGGAACTCCGGCTTAATCGGGGAAGCGAAACAATCCGACGAAAATATTCACTTACATTTCGAGATCTGGGTAGACGGAGAATATCTGGGAGCCGGCATTTCCGGGCCGCAAATGAGGAAATTACTCCAATTCTTCTTTTCACGTTCCGACTTTCTCGTAAAATAG
- the fliH gene encoding flagellar assembly protein FliH, protein MAKLVFKPIQIADMQDQVELQIPDKYKKFHRDEDAEEFEVDQEGNIIEQYQGPSIEEIEAELNRYKEETEESIKKMLEDSRRKAEEIEEEGRKKAFQMIQDSKEKIKLDEDSGKAKAEQILERAKMEAERMIKEAEMKTAEIEHEAYLKGFEAGREVGFRKGQGEVRRLIDRLGTIVGKAIDIRAELIQASEKQMVEMILIIARKIIKDEIIERKEIVLNNIREALKRIKDRDRVDIRVNFADLEITTAHKDELIKLMESLRKVNIYEDSRVDRGGVIIETDVGAIDARISTQLKEIEEAIRNAEPI, encoded by the coding sequence ATGGCCAAACTCGTCTTTAAACCCATTCAAATCGCCGACATGCAGGATCAGGTCGAGCTGCAAATACCGGATAAGTATAAAAAATTTCATCGGGATGAAGACGCCGAAGAGTTCGAAGTCGATCAGGAAGGAAACATTATCGAGCAATACCAAGGTCCTTCAATCGAAGAGATCGAGGCGGAGCTAAACCGCTATAAGGAAGAAACGGAAGAAAGCATCAAGAAGATGCTGGAAGATTCCCGCCGGAAAGCCGAAGAAATCGAAGAAGAAGGCCGTAAAAAAGCTTTCCAAATGATCCAAGACTCGAAAGAGAAAATCAAGTTAGACGAGGACTCCGGGAAAGCAAAAGCGGAGCAAATCTTGGAACGGGCCAAGATGGAAGCCGAGAGGATGATCAAAGAGGCCGAAATGAAGACGGCCGAAATCGAGCATGAGGCCTACCTGAAAGGCTTTGAAGCGGGTCGCGAAGTCGGTTTCCGAAAAGGCCAAGGAGAGGTTCGAAGACTGATCGATCGTTTAGGGACTATCGTCGGGAAAGCCATCGATATTCGGGCCGAATTGATCCAGGCCTCGGAAAAGCAAATGGTCGAAATGATCCTGATCATTGCGCGTAAGATCATCAAAGACGAAATCATCGAACGTAAAGAAATCGTGTTAAATAATATCAGAGAGGCTCTCAAAAGAATCAAAGATCGGGATAGAGTGGACATTCGAGTTAACTTTGCCGATCTCGAGATCACCACCGCGCACAAGGATGAACTCATTAAACTCATGGAGTCTCTACGAAAAGTCAATATTTACGAAGATTCTCGCGTGGACAGAGGCGGAGTCATTATCGAAACCGATGTCGGTGCAATCGACGCCCGAATTTCCACGCAGCTCAAAGAAATCGAAGAAGCCATCCGAAATGCGGAGCCGATATAA
- the fliF gene encoding flagellar basal-body MS-ring/collar protein FliF, protein MPEQLQKILNNIKEFVGSLDMTKKLILGGVALTVLIAVGLLATVSSQKNRIILFKDMTSKDFAEITKKLDSMGYQYGTSDTSVVSVDPEQRQEIITKLAQENLIPAGVQGWELFNVEKFTETQFDKDIKKYRALKGAIEQSLMTLRPVDKAFVNIAIPEDELFSSNASPVKASVILHFIPGVDGMSKKEVKGIVNLVSRAVPKLKPENVVVADADGKIISDFEEDLEKERLELRVVQEKLRIQEEQRIQRLIDVRNTLRWYLGGEDRVDITRFEYMLNWDKESYKDNTVTPVVERPDDPNTPYSELKIVDGYSLKVSSKETSEQFNGRGFTPDGPAGTEPNLPPGYKDTDYQKAEYKKTENINNFEFNRRVSEVQKQPWKIEKVNLSVVIDGQWTKKEKEDGTGYDRTYIPVSDDDLRTIRKNLEAAVGIDKARGDQISVISIPKDRSAQFAAEDEELKKQKAIRQMVIASLVIILFLILTVLIYRAIKKEIARRRRLREEELAAMQQMMREAALRVMDDGSAEVELSLDEKLRRELLENAINLSKEKPEEVAQLLRTWLSEEEAT, encoded by the coding sequence ATGCCCGAGCAATTGCAAAAGATTCTAAATAATATTAAGGAGTTTGTCGGCTCCTTGGATATGACCAAGAAACTGATTCTGGGTGGTGTCGCCTTAACGGTTTTAATAGCCGTCGGACTTTTAGCGACCGTCTCTTCCCAAAAGAATAGGATCATTTTATTCAAGGACATGACGTCCAAGGATTTTGCGGAAATCACTAAGAAACTGGACTCCATGGGATACCAATACGGGACCTCGGACACCAGCGTAGTCAGCGTGGATCCGGAACAAAGACAGGAAATCATCACAAAGCTTGCCCAAGAGAACCTGATTCCGGCCGGTGTTCAAGGGTGGGAATTATTCAACGTCGAGAAATTCACCGAGACTCAATTCGACAAAGATATCAAAAAATATAGGGCCTTAAAGGGAGCTATCGAGCAGTCTCTGATGACCTTACGTCCCGTCGACAAGGCATTCGTAAACATCGCGATCCCTGAGGACGAATTATTCAGTTCCAACGCTTCCCCGGTAAAAGCCTCCGTGATTTTGCATTTCATCCCGGGCGTCGACGGAATGTCAAAGAAAGAAGTAAAAGGAATCGTAAACTTAGTTTCAAGAGCTGTGCCTAAATTAAAACCGGAGAACGTCGTCGTCGCGGATGCGGACGGGAAAATCATCTCCGATTTCGAGGAAGATCTCGAAAAAGAAAGATTGGAACTCAGAGTCGTGCAAGAAAAACTGCGGATTCAGGAAGAGCAAAGGATCCAAAGATTAATCGACGTTAGAAACACTCTGCGCTGGTATCTGGGCGGAGAAGATCGCGTGGATATTACGCGTTTCGAATATATGCTCAACTGGGACAAGGAATCCTACAAGGACAATACCGTTACGCCCGTTGTGGAAAGACCCGACGATCCCAATACTCCTTATTCGGAACTGAAAATAGTCGACGGGTATAGCCTAAAAGTCTCTTCGAAAGAAACCAGCGAACAATTCAATGGAAGAGGCTTCACTCCCGACGGTCCGGCAGGAACCGAGCCTAATCTTCCGCCAGGCTACAAAGACACCGACTACCAAAAAGCGGAATATAAGAAAACCGAAAATATCAATAACTTTGAATTTAACCGTCGGGTAAGCGAAGTCCAAAAGCAACCTTGGAAAATCGAAAAAGTCAATCTTTCGGTGGTCATCGACGGGCAATGGACCAAAAAAGAAAAAGAAGACGGAACAGGGTACGATAGAACTTATATACCGGTTTCCGACGACGATCTAAGGACGATCCGCAAGAACCTAGAAGCGGCGGTCGGGATCGATAAAGCAAGAGGGGATCAAATCTCCGTCATCAGCATTCCCAAGGATAGATCGGCACAATTTGCGGCCGAAGACGAGGAGCTGAAAAAGCAAAAAGCGATCCGACAAATGGTTATCGCTTCTCTCGTAATCATTCTCTTCCTGATTCTCACCGTCCTAATCTACAGAGCGATCAAAAAAGAAATCGCAAGACGCCGCAGACTCCGCGAAGAAGAACTTGCCGCAATGCAACAAATGATGCGGGAAGCAGCGCTCCGAGTTATGGATGACGGTAGTGCGGAAGTGGAACTTTCTCTCGACGAAAAACTACGCAGAGAACTTCTGGAGAACGCAATCAACCTTTCCAAGGAAAAACCGGAAGAGGTTGCTCAGCTTCTACGTACTTGGTTATCTGAAGAGGAAGCCACCTAA